In Deltaproteobacteria bacterium, a single genomic region encodes these proteins:
- a CDS encoding alpha-ketoacid dehydrogenase subunit beta, with protein MREISYITAINEAIREELRRDPLTFLMGLDVWVGAFGATSGLTDEFGPERIRNAPISEAGYAGAGVGAAMAGMRPIVEIEFASFFYCCWDQVCNQAAKLRYMSGGQADIPITFRAVYGALGQSAAQHSETVYAQFMSVPGLKIVVPSNPYDMKGLLKSAIRDNNPVLVFEHMGLGRMKGSVPDEDYTVPIGKGEVKREGTDITVVAIGLMVSKALAAAKKLEQEGISVEVVDPRSLIPLDEEIILNSVAKTHKVLVVDEGHLRAGAAAEIAAVIADKGFDSLDAPVKRLTAPDVPIPFSPPMEKFVLPDEAKIIAAVKELVG; from the coding sequence ATGCGAGAAATTTCCTACATCACGGCAATCAACGAAGCGATTCGAGAAGAACTCCGCCGCGACCCCCTCACCTTTCTGATGGGACTCGATGTGTGGGTTGGTGCCTTTGGTGCCACCAGCGGTTTGACCGATGAATTCGGCCCGGAGCGGATTCGCAATGCGCCTATCTCTGAGGCCGGCTATGCTGGCGCTGGTGTTGGCGCGGCCATGGCCGGCATGCGACCGATCGTGGAAATCGAATTTGCCAGCTTTTTCTATTGCTGTTGGGATCAGGTATGCAACCAGGCCGCGAAGCTGCGCTACATGTCCGGCGGTCAGGCCGACATTCCCATCACCTTCCGCGCGGTCTATGGCGCGTTGGGACAATCCGCCGCTCAGCACTCGGAGACGGTCTATGCCCAGTTCATGAGCGTGCCTGGGCTCAAGATCGTGGTCCCCTCGAACCCCTACGATATGAAAGGGTTGTTGAAGAGCGCGATCCGCGACAACAATCCCGTGCTGGTCTTCGAGCACATGGGCCTAGGCCGCATGAAAGGGTCGGTCCCTGACGAAGATTACACCGTGCCGATCGGCAAAGGCGAGGTCAAACGCGAAGGCACGGACATTACCGTCGTAGCTATCGGCCTGATGGTGTCGAAAGCCTTGGCGGCGGCGAAAAAACTGGAACAGGAAGGCATTTCCGTCGAGGTGGTCGATCCTCGCTCGCTGATTCCCCTCGATGAAGAGATCATTCTGAACTCGGTGGCCAAGACGCACAAAGTGCTCGTCGTGGACGAAGGGCACCTCCGCGCCGGGGCGGCGGCGGAAATTGCGGCGGTCATTGCCGACAAAGGATTCGATTCGCTCGATGCGCCGGTGAAACGACTCACCGCGCCGGACGTACCGATTCCCTTCAGTCCGCCGATGGAAAAGTTCGTGCTGCCCGACGAGGCGAAGATCATAGCGGCGGTGAAGGAGCTGGTGGGATAA
- a CDS encoding thiamine pyrophosphate-dependent dehydrogenase E1 component subunit alpha, with protein sequence MAADVSREKLLKMYRTMQTIRQFEERLRDLFKEGKVPGFVHVSIGEEASATGVCAALTDTDYITSTHRGHGHLLAKGGRLKPMVAELFGKKTGYCKGKGGSMHIADFSIGILGANGIVGAGLPIATGAGLAAKMKKSGQVAVCFFGDGASNEGVFHESLNIASSWKLPVVYVCENNLYGEFTAGKDVTSVKDIADRARGHDMPGIIVNGNDVIEVYETTVQAVERARRGDGPSLIECKTYRWEGHVVGEEAFLGKRAYRPQDEIAAWKLRCPLISFESRFTANGMFTQAELDAVKAEVKRDLEEAVQFAIDSPLPAPEEALEDMFSAA encoded by the coding sequence ATGGCCGCAGATGTCAGCAGAGAAAAATTACTCAAAATGTACCGCACCATGCAGACGATCCGCCAGTTCGAGGAACGTTTGCGTGATCTGTTCAAAGAGGGCAAGGTACCCGGCTTCGTGCATGTCTCGATCGGCGAGGAAGCCTCGGCCACCGGTGTGTGCGCCGCGCTGACCGATACGGATTACATTACCAGCACTCACCGAGGACACGGCCACCTGCTGGCCAAGGGCGGCAGGTTGAAACCGATGGTGGCCGAGCTGTTCGGCAAGAAGACCGGCTATTGCAAGGGCAAGGGCGGTTCCATGCATATTGCCGACTTCAGCATTGGTATCCTCGGCGCTAATGGCATCGTCGGCGCGGGTTTGCCCATCGCTACCGGCGCCGGTCTGGCCGCGAAGATGAAGAAAAGCGGCCAGGTCGCGGTCTGCTTCTTCGGCGACGGCGCTTCCAACGAGGGCGTTTTCCATGAGTCCCTCAATATCGCTTCGTCGTGGAAGCTCCCGGTTGTCTACGTGTGCGAAAACAATCTTTACGGCGAGTTTACTGCCGGGAAAGATGTCACCTCGGTGAAAGATATCGCCGACCGCGCGCGTGGCCACGATATGCCGGGCATCATCGTCAACGGCAACGACGTGATCGAAGTCTACGAGACGACAGTGCAGGCGGTGGAACGGGCGCGACGCGGCGACGGGCCGTCATTGATCGAGTGCAAAACCTATCGCTGGGAAGGGCACGTGGTTGGCGAAGAGGCGTTTCTCGGTAAACGCGCCTATCGTCCGCAGGACGAGATCGCCGCGTGGAAACTGCGCTGTCCGCTGATCTCCTTCGAGAGCCGGTTCACCGCCAATGGCATGTTCACTCAAGCGGAGCTGGACGCCGTCAAAGCCGAGGTCAAACGCGACCTGGAGGAAGCCGTACAATTTGCCATCGATAGCCCGCTGCCGGCGCCGGAAGAAGCGTTGGAGGATATGTTTTCGGCGGCGTAG
- a CDS encoding HlyC/CorC family transporter, whose protein sequence is MSGEFWIEAAFIFMLILANGFFSGAEIAVVSVRRSRIDQLAEEGHASARVVSRLKDDSARFLATVQIGITLVSSLASAVGGASAIEFLKPYFQASGVEFLQEWGEFIALSLVVLVISYLSLVLGELVPKTLALRYPERIACAVARPLDFLSRSFSWVVHALTASSNVLLFLTGSGAKSTEALVSEEEVKFMVREGAEQGVFDDTEKEFIHSVFAFADTSVREIMTPRTEVHALEVRTSCAEALHRMIESGFSRMPVYEDDLERVIGIVHIKELLRAQEQGKTAQLRDFLHPAHFVPDSMQISHLLSDLQVRRAHMAIVVNEFGTIIGVATIEDILEEIVGEIRDEFDSDEEQPIQQLKDGILLVEGGVLLSDLEEQHGLPLQETTSYRTIAGFILARLERIPRGGEAITHEGFRFTIVDMDGRRIAKVKVEKIEPVVAVPTLKENLS, encoded by the coding sequence ATGTCAGGGGAGTTTTGGATTGAGGCCGCTTTTATTTTCATGCTGATTCTCGCCAATGGGTTTTTCTCCGGCGCCGAGATTGCCGTGGTCTCTGTGCGGCGCAGCCGTATTGACCAGTTGGCTGAGGAAGGCCACGCCTCCGCGCGTGTAGTCAGTCGCTTAAAAGACGATTCTGCTCGCTTTCTGGCTACCGTTCAGATCGGCATCACGCTGGTGAGTTCACTCGCATCCGCCGTGGGTGGCGCGTCCGCGATTGAGTTCCTCAAGCCGTATTTTCAAGCCAGTGGAGTGGAGTTTTTGCAGGAATGGGGAGAGTTCATCGCCTTGAGTCTGGTCGTGCTTGTCATTTCATACCTTTCTCTCGTGCTGGGGGAACTGGTGCCCAAAACTTTGGCCCTGCGGTATCCCGAGCGCATCGCCTGTGCCGTGGCGCGACCGCTCGATTTTCTCTCCCGAAGCTTCTCTTGGGTGGTCCATGCGCTCACCGCCTCGTCGAACGTACTTTTGTTTTTGACTGGCAGTGGAGCCAAATCCACCGAAGCGCTCGTGTCGGAGGAAGAAGTCAAATTCATGGTGCGAGAAGGTGCGGAACAAGGCGTGTTCGACGACACCGAGAAGGAATTTATCCACAGCGTATTTGCGTTCGCCGATACGTCGGTACGGGAAATCATGACGCCGCGTACGGAGGTCCACGCCCTGGAAGTCCGCACTTCATGCGCCGAGGCCCTGCACCGGATGATCGAAAGCGGGTTCTCGCGGATGCCCGTGTATGAAGATGACCTCGAACGTGTCATTGGCATCGTGCACATCAAGGAACTGCTGCGCGCTCAGGAACAGGGCAAGACTGCGCAGCTCCGGGATTTTCTGCATCCGGCGCACTTTGTGCCCGATTCGATGCAAATCAGCCACTTGCTCAGCGACCTTCAGGTGCGCCGCGCGCATATGGCGATCGTGGTCAACGAGTTCGGCACCATCATCGGCGTTGCCACGATTGAAGATATTTTGGAAGAGATCGTCGGCGAGATTCGCGACGAATTCGATAGCGATGAAGAACAGCCGATTCAGCAGTTGAAAGACGGCATCCTCTTAGTGGAAGGCGGCGTATTGCTGAGTGACCTAGAGGAACAGCATGGTCTGCCGCTGCAGGAGACTACCTCGTATCGCACCATTGCCGGCTTCATTCTGGCCCGGCTGGAGCGTATCCCTCGCGGTGGAGAAGCCATTACCCACGAAGGCTTCCGCTTCACGATTGTCGATATGGACGGACGGCGGATCGCCAAGGTGAAGGTGGAGAAGATCGAACCGGTGGTGGCAGTGCCGACGCTGAAAGAAAATCTGTCGTAA
- the uvrA gene encoding excinuclease ABC subunit UvrA gives MSKNVTHGGGIVISGARQNNLKNIDVTIPFNQLTVVTGVSGSGKSSLAFDILYAEGQRRYVESFSAYARQFLDRMDKPHVEKIEGILPAIAIDQNRPVRTSRSTVGTMTELHDHLKLLFAKIGVLYCRQCQQPVERDSAESVFRKVSATWPDGTRFLVTFSVSAPASLPWAEVRDGLLRSGFHRLVHEHAILDIQELHERPTARQEHFTVLVDRLTLSSRAKKRVHDSLEQAFRYGKGRLTLLFPDADHTEQAFSNQLECAACRITYKEPVSNMFSFNSPLGACDSCRGFGRTIDVDLDLVVPDPTLSVEEGAIKPWRIRAAQWERRELLAFCRKQKIPASTPWQALSEEQRRAIIDGDGEYYGVRGWFRWLETKTYKMHVRVFLARYRGYFHCEACHGARLKPEALLYRVGDKTLAEINQLSVGDCYAFFRDLRLSAFQDQVAHLILEEIRKRLRYLVEVGVEYLTLDRQSRTLSGGELERVDLTTAIGSALVNTLYILDEPSIGLHPRDSHRLVQILKGLRDNGNTVVVVEHDPEIIREADNVLDMGPFAGEKGGEVVYSGPYAQLLRDKRSLTGQYLSGRVEIAVPKKRRAPKAGRSLRVLGATANNLKNIDVEIPLGCMVCITGVSGSGKSTLVEDVLYRGLKKRKGTPVGIPGPCLDIVGGARIADVIFVNQAPIGTTPRANLLTYTKAFDPLRRLLADTDLARLRGYTAGTFSFNVEGGRCDTCKGEGFEKVEMQFLSDVYVPCPECHGKRFRAEVLEVELRGKNLTEIMNFTVSEALEFFAEQAEIVRRLTPLAAVGLDYMRLGQSLTTLSGGEAQRLKLAAHLGLERSDAAAATLFIFDEPTTGLHFADIQKLLTAFNHLAERGHSLVIIEHNLEVIKCSDYLIDLGPEGGEGGGRIIAQGTPEAVAQVKESHTGRYLLQVLGTKLKVKSQKLKAKSQKLKAASTPPPAISVVGAKEHNLQNVSVDIPRDEMVVVTGLSGSGKSTLVFDIIYAEGQRRYIDSLSSYSRQFIKVMARPNVDLLTGIPPTVAIEQRMSRGGRNSTVATITEIYHYLRLLYAKAGVQHCVPCGQPLSVQSRSQIVDHIRENFSERHVAFLAPVVRGRKGFHKDVLAGARKLGFKQARIDGQMSLIIQDMSLARFKEHDIEILVGETSVNRVTPELETLLATALRVGNGTVQIVGNGEERTYSEKLFCVPCGLGYELLDPRLFSFNSRQGACPECAGLGSRWEFDPALVVPDRAKSLDDDALLPLTRADFKREHKKLLRELKKQGVPLNRPFGELTAEQQHLTLVGDDNSVRGAFAILNDAMTASEGSDETLYPTQFLTEVPCPACMGTRLNPRARAVQVSGKGIWEVTALSAVDCMAHMAELPLNPRETLIAEPILKEIVPRLSFLNEVGLSYLTLDRRADTLSGGEAQRIRLAAQLGSNLRGVCYILDEPTIGLHPRDNTRLLQTLRNLQQRGNTVLVVEHDEQTIRSADIVVDLGPGAGVHGGKVIAMGTPRDLRRNPDSVTGRFLDSAHPRLGPIRPLENRPHLSIFGVREHNLRGIDVHLPLGVWVCVTGVSGSGKSSLVQEVLVKGLKKKLGSFVGRSGVHERIEGTESIERVVEVDQTPIGKTPRSVPASYVGFWDEMRKLFSMLPEARAKGYLPGRFSFNVKGGRCDTCVGQGQIKMEMSFLPDVYVTCETCGGQRYNEDTLDIAYNGKNIADVLKMTIEEAATFFHGVPKISGPLRLLDDIGMGYITLGQASNTLSGGEAQRIKLAYELAKESRGKTLYVLDEPTTGLHFSDIEKLIRTLHRLVDKGNTVVTIEHNLDIVKEADYVLDLGPEGGAGGGQIVVCGSPAEILKAELYSHTARCLKEYLQEG, from the coding sequence TTGAGCAAAAATGTTACTCATGGCGGCGGCATCGTTATCAGCGGCGCGCGACAGAATAATCTGAAAAATATCGACGTCACGATCCCTTTCAACCAGCTCACGGTGGTCACGGGCGTGAGCGGCTCGGGCAAATCGAGCCTCGCCTTCGACATCCTCTACGCCGAAGGGCAGCGGCGTTATGTCGAGAGCTTCTCGGCCTACGCCCGGCAATTTCTCGATCGCATGGATAAGCCCCACGTCGAGAAAATCGAAGGCATCCTGCCGGCGATCGCCATCGACCAGAACCGCCCGGTGCGCACCTCGCGCTCGACGGTCGGCACTATGACCGAGCTGCACGATCATCTCAAGCTGCTGTTTGCCAAGATCGGCGTGCTGTATTGTCGGCAATGCCAGCAACCGGTCGAACGCGATTCCGCCGAGTCAGTCTTTCGCAAAGTCTCGGCAACCTGGCCCGACGGCACGCGCTTCTTGGTGACGTTCTCGGTCTCGGCTCCGGCCTCGTTGCCCTGGGCGGAAGTGCGCGACGGCTTGCTGCGATCCGGTTTCCACCGCCTCGTCCACGAGCACGCGATTCTCGACATTCAAGAGTTGCACGAGCGCCCCACCGCTAGGCAAGAGCATTTCACCGTGCTGGTGGATCGTCTTACGCTGTCTTCGCGCGCCAAGAAACGGGTGCACGATTCCCTGGAACAGGCCTTCCGATATGGCAAAGGCCGGCTGACGCTTCTTTTCCCGGACGCCGACCATACCGAACAGGCGTTTTCCAACCAGCTCGAGTGTGCGGCGTGCCGCATTACTTACAAGGAGCCGGTCTCCAACATGTTCTCCTTCAACAGCCCCTTGGGAGCATGCGATTCCTGCCGCGGATTTGGCCGCACGATCGATGTTGACCTCGATCTCGTGGTTCCCGATCCCACGCTATCGGTCGAAGAGGGCGCTATTAAGCCCTGGCGGATCAGAGCCGCCCAATGGGAGCGGCGCGAGCTGCTGGCGTTCTGCCGGAAACAGAAGATTCCCGCCTCCACACCCTGGCAGGCGCTGAGCGAAGAACAGCGTCGCGCCATCATCGACGGCGACGGCGAGTACTACGGCGTGCGGGGGTGGTTCCGCTGGCTCGAAACCAAGACCTACAAGATGCACGTGCGCGTGTTTCTCGCCCGCTATCGTGGCTACTTCCACTGCGAAGCCTGCCACGGCGCGCGGCTCAAGCCGGAAGCCCTGCTCTACCGCGTGGGCGACAAAACGCTGGCGGAGATCAACCAACTCAGCGTCGGTGACTGTTACGCCTTCTTCCGCGATCTGCGCCTCAGTGCCTTTCAGGATCAAGTGGCGCATTTGATTCTCGAAGAAATTCGTAAACGTCTGCGCTATTTGGTCGAGGTCGGCGTCGAGTATCTCACGCTCGACCGTCAGTCACGCACGCTCTCTGGCGGCGAACTGGAGCGGGTCGATCTTACGACCGCGATCGGCTCGGCCTTGGTGAACACGTTGTACATTCTGGACGAGCCGTCGATCGGCTTGCACCCGCGCGATAGCCATCGCCTCGTGCAAATCCTCAAAGGCTTGCGCGACAACGGCAATACTGTGGTGGTGGTGGAACATGACCCGGAGATTATCCGCGAGGCGGACAACGTCCTCGACATGGGGCCGTTTGCCGGCGAAAAAGGCGGTGAGGTAGTATACTCCGGCCCCTACGCCCAACTGTTGCGCGATAAACGCTCACTGACCGGGCAGTATTTGTCCGGGCGCGTAGAGATCGCGGTTCCCAAGAAACGACGGGCACCTAAGGCTGGGCGGAGTTTGCGCGTACTCGGCGCGACCGCCAACAACTTGAAGAATATCGATGTCGAAATTCCCCTGGGCTGCATGGTGTGTATCACCGGCGTATCCGGCTCGGGGAAATCCACCCTGGTCGAGGACGTGCTCTATCGCGGCCTCAAGAAACGCAAGGGTACACCGGTTGGCATTCCCGGCCCTTGCCTGGACATCGTTGGCGGAGCACGCATCGCCGACGTGATCTTTGTGAACCAAGCACCCATCGGCACCACACCCCGCGCGAATCTGCTCACCTACACCAAAGCCTTCGATCCTTTGCGCCGGCTGCTCGCCGACACCGACTTGGCGCGGCTGCGCGGCTATACCGCTGGTACGTTCTCGTTCAACGTGGAAGGCGGGCGTTGCGACACCTGTAAGGGTGAAGGGTTCGAGAAAGTCGAGATGCAATTCCTCTCGGATGTCTATGTGCCGTGCCCCGAATGTCACGGCAAACGCTTCCGCGCCGAGGTCTTGGAAGTGGAACTGCGCGGCAAGAACTTGACTGAGATCATGAACTTTACCGTCTCCGAAGCGTTGGAGTTCTTTGCCGAGCAGGCGGAGATCGTACGGCGGCTGACACCGCTGGCGGCAGTAGGGCTCGACTACATGCGCTTGGGGCAGTCGCTGACGACCCTATCCGGTGGCGAGGCCCAGCGGCTCAAACTGGCGGCGCATCTGGGGCTGGAGCGGTCAGATGCAGCAGCGGCAACCCTCTTCATTTTCGACGAACCCACCACCGGGCTGCACTTCGCGGATATTCAGAAATTACTGACCGCTTTCAATCACTTGGCCGAACGCGGCCATTCCCTGGTTATCATCGAGCATAATTTAGAAGTGATTAAATGCTCGGACTATCTCATCGACCTTGGCCCCGAAGGTGGAGAAGGTGGCGGACGGATCATCGCCCAAGGCACGCCGGAAGCCGTCGCCCAGGTCAAGGAGTCGCATACCGGACGGTATCTATTGCAGGTGCTGGGGACGAAGCTAAAAGTCAAAAGTCAAAAGTTGAAAGCTAAAAGCCAAAAGCTAAAAGCTGCTTCCACTCCTCCACCGGCTATTTCTGTCGTTGGCGCAAAGGAACACAATTTACAGAATGTCTCCGTCGATATTCCGCGCGACGAGATGGTCGTGGTCACGGGACTGTCCGGTTCGGGCAAATCGACGCTGGTGTTCGACATCATTTATGCCGAGGGGCAGCGACGCTACATCGACAGTTTGTCGTCCTACTCCCGCCAGTTCATCAAAGTGATGGCGCGACCGAATGTAGACCTGCTGACCGGCATTCCGCCCACAGTCGCGATCGAACAACGCATGAGTCGCGGTGGGCGCAACTCGACCGTGGCGACAATCACAGAAATTTACCACTATCTGCGTCTGCTCTACGCCAAAGCCGGCGTGCAACACTGCGTCCCCTGCGGGCAGCCTTTGTCCGTGCAGAGCCGCAGTCAGATTGTCGACCATATTCGCGAAAACTTTTCCGAGCGGCACGTGGCGTTTCTGGCTCCGGTGGTGCGGGGACGCAAAGGGTTTCACAAAGATGTGCTGGCCGGAGCGCGCAAGCTCGGGTTCAAGCAAGCCCGGATCGACGGGCAGATGTCGCTGATTATCCAGGACATGAGTCTAGCCCGCTTCAAGGAACACGACATCGAAATTCTCGTGGGCGAAACCTCGGTCAACCGCGTGACGCCGGAGTTAGAAACCCTGTTAGCGACCGCGTTGCGTGTAGGCAACGGGACCGTGCAGATCGTCGGCAATGGCGAAGAACGCACCTACAGCGAGAAGTTGTTCTGCGTCCCGTGCGGTCTTGGCTACGAACTCCTCGACCCACGTCTTTTCTCCTTCAACAGCCGGCAAGGCGCGTGCCCAGAATGCGCCGGACTCGGCTCGCGCTGGGAATTCGACCCTGCGCTCGTCGTACCGGATCGTGCCAAATCGCTGGACGACGATGCTCTCTTGCCGTTGACACGAGCGGACTTCAAACGCGAACATAAGAAACTGTTACGTGAGTTAAAGAAGCAAGGCGTTCCGCTGAATCGCCCCTTCGGCGAGTTGACCGCAGAACAGCAGCACCTCACACTGGTCGGCGACGACAACAGCGTGCGCGGTGCCTTCGCTATCTTGAACGATGCCATGACGGCCAGCGAAGGTTCCGACGAAACGCTCTATCCCACGCAGTTTCTGACAGAAGTCCCCTGTCCGGCGTGTATGGGCACGCGCCTCAATCCGCGCGCGCGCGCAGTGCAGGTGTCCGGCAAAGGCATTTGGGAAGTCACGGCTCTGTCGGCGGTAGACTGCATGGCGCACATGGCCGAGTTGCCGCTCAACCCGCGCGAGACTTTGATTGCCGAGCCGATTCTGAAGGAGATCGTGCCGCGCCTCTCCTTCCTGAACGAAGTCGGGCTATCGTATCTTACGCTCGATCGCCGGGCCGACACGCTGTCCGGCGGCGAGGCGCAGCGCATCCGCTTGGCGGCGCAGTTGGGGTCGAATCTACGCGGCGTCTGTTACATTCTCGACGAGCCGACGATCGGTCTCCATCCGCGCGATAACACCCGACTGCTGCAAACCCTGCGCAATTTGCAACAGCGCGGCAATACCGTGTTGGTGGTCGAGCACGATGAGCAAACGATCCGGAGCGCCGACATCGTCGTCGATCTTGGCCCCGGTGCTGGTGTCCATGGCGGCAAAGTCATCGCGATGGGAACGCCGCGCGACTTACGCCGGAATCCGGACTCCGTGACCGGACGCTTCCTGGACTCCGCCCATCCGCGGCTCGGCCCCATCCGCCCGCTGGAAAACCGCCCGCACTTGTCGATTTTCGGCGTCCGTGAGCACAATCTGCGTGGCATCGATGTCCATCTGCCTCTTGGCGTGTGGGTCTGCGTCACCGGCGTGTCCGGCTCGGGCAAGAGCTCGCTGGTGCAAGAAGTGTTGGTGAAAGGTCTGAAAAAGAAGCTGGGGTCGTTTGTCGGACGTTCCGGAGTTCACGAGCGCATCGAAGGCACCGAGTCCATCGAACGCGTCGTGGAAGTGGATCAGACGCCCATCGGCAAAACCCCACGCTCGGTACCGGCCTCGTATGTCGGCTTCTGGGACGAAATGCGCAAGTTGTTCTCGATGCTGCCGGAGGCACGTGCCAAAGGGTATCTCCCGGGTCGCTTCTCCTTCAACGTCAAAGGTGGGAGGTGCGACACCTGCGTCGGGCAAGGCCAGATCAAAATGGAGATGAGCTTCCTGCCGGACGTGTATGTGACGTGCGAAACCTGCGGTGGGCAGCGCTACAACGAAGACACGCTGGATATTGCCTACAATGGCAAAAACATCGCCGATGTCTTGAAGATGACGATCGAGGAAGCAGCCACCTTCTTCCACGGAGTACCGAAGATCTCCGGGCCGCTGCGGCTGCTCGATGACATCGGCATGGGCTACATCACCTTGGGGCAGGCCAGTAATACCCTCTCCGGCGGCGAGGCCCAGCGCATCAAGTTAGCTTATGAACTGGCCAAGGAGTCGCGGGGCAAGACGCTTTATGTGTTGGATGAGCCCACGACCGGACTCCACTTCTCCGACATCGAAAAACTGATCCGCACCCTGCATCGCCTCGTGGATAAAGGCAACACCGTCGTGACGATCGAGCACAACCTCGACATCGTCAAAGAAGCGGACTACGTGCTCGACCTCGGTCCGGAAGGCGGCGCAGGTGGTGGGCAAATCGTCGTCTGCGGTTCGCCCGCCGAGATTCTCAAGGCCGAGCTTTACTCGCATACGGCGCGATGTTTGAAGGAGTATCTTCAGGAAGGATAG
- a CDS encoding cytochrome c, with translation MYRQQPFSSVRLRCRPRSAVGKLFCVFGLLLLFSPLARSQQNGVAPQKLNPYTGKAEPIAEGEALYKKFNCYACHGMRGGGGMGPNLTDETWQTGDGSDLTLLAQIRDGKGTMPPFKSLLSDDQTWKIISFVRSLYKGNPESVKW, from the coding sequence ATGTATCGACAACAACCTTTTTCATCGGTTCGTCTTCGCTGTCGCCCGCGGTCCGCTGTCGGCAAACTCTTCTGCGTGTTCGGGTTGCTCCTGTTATTTTCTCCTCTGGCACGCAGTCAGCAAAATGGCGTGGCGCCGCAAAAGCTCAACCCTTATACGGGGAAAGCGGAACCGATCGCCGAGGGCGAAGCCCTCTACAAGAAATTCAACTGCTACGCTTGCCACGGCATGAGAGGTGGCGGTGGCATGGGACCTAATCTCACCGACGAGACTTGGCAGACTGGAGACGGGTCCGACCTCACTCTGCTCGCTCAGATCCGCGACGGCAAAGGCACCATGCCACCCTTCAAAAGTCTGCTCTCCGACGATCAAACCTGGAAGATTATTTCCTTCGTGCGGTCGCTCTACAAAGGAAATCCCGAGAGCGTTAAGTGGTAG
- a CDS encoding quinoprotein dehydrogenase-associated putative ABC transporter substrate-binding protein encodes MAALLPFCTRLMFIFRLLLLLFAVLASVTSAWSAEPPGERDAFRVCADPNNLPFSNRQQQGFENKLAALLAQEFHRELQYTWWPQRRGFLRNTLDAGVCDVVMGVPAGFGPVLTTQPYYRSTYVFVHPQKAAYRIASFDAPELRQLKIGVHLIGDDYMNSPPAHVLAAKGIVNNVVGYSVFGNYAEDSPPGKIIRAVADEEIDVAIVWGPIAGYFAKQQTLPLMLTPVPTEENSPTLPLSYSIALGVRRQDEALKTRLNDMLQRKATDIRTLLAEYGVPLLLQ; translated from the coding sequence ATGGCTGCCTTGCTCCCTTTTTGCACGAGACTGATGTTTATTTTCCGCCTACTGCTACTGTTGTTTGCCGTCCTCGCGAGCGTGACTTCGGCATGGAGTGCCGAACCGCCCGGCGAACGTGACGCCTTCCGCGTCTGTGCCGACCCCAACAATCTGCCTTTTTCCAATCGGCAGCAACAAGGATTCGAGAATAAGCTCGCCGCACTCCTCGCTCAGGAATTTCACCGCGAACTTCAATATACCTGGTGGCCGCAACGGCGCGGCTTCCTCCGCAACACCCTCGATGCCGGGGTGTGCGATGTGGTCATGGGCGTGCCGGCGGGCTTCGGTCCTGTCCTTACTACGCAGCCGTACTATCGTTCGACCTATGTCTTCGTCCATCCGCAAAAAGCGGCCTACCGGATCGCCTCGTTCGATGCTCCGGAGCTGCGTCAATTGAAGATCGGCGTGCATCTCATCGGAGACGATTACATGAACAGCCCGCCCGCGCATGTGCTTGCCGCCAAGGGTATTGTGAACAATGTGGTCGGCTATAGCGTGTTCGGGAACTATGCCGAGGACAGCCCGCCAGGCAAGATTATTCGAGCGGTGGCCGATGAGGAAATCGACGTAGCGATTGTCTGGGGTCCGATCGCCGGCTATTTCGCCAAGCAGCAAACCTTACCGCTGATGCTGACGCCTGTTCCGACTGAAGAAAATTCTCCGACGTTGCCGTTATCGTACAGCATTGCCCTTGGCGTCAGGCGACAGGATGAGGCATTGAAAACTCGGCTCAATGATATGTTACAACGAAAGGCGACCGATATTCGCACGCTGCTCGCGGAGTATGGTGTGCCGCTGCTCCTGCAATGA